The Novosphingobium terrae genome has a window encoding:
- a CDS encoding TonB-dependent receptor, with amino-acid sequence MVRHMLAASTALAAVVAFTPALHAQDTLNATAPASAQSNDGTQVAEIVVTATKRETSLSKTPIAISAFSQDLLNKQQVKDVTGLAQYVPSLHFAQQGDQGAILLTMRGIGNDSAYTEVADPEVAIYVDGIYSPRAQGASALMYDMERVEVLRGPQGTLFGRNATVGAVSLVTAKPKFDKMSAEVEVVGGAYNRFGIRGMLNIPVTDNFALRAAFITDRHDGYIAYQPAPNVPGVNPSAYVTSGKRYYAGDQKSARLSARWELPKFHWDLTTEYYKDDGSPILSLLQTPRPGTSFWSAQIDTAPQTDRYSVGIRSNMGYDLTDHIGITYIAGWSRVGGTADSDADAGAFPPTGPTAPVDAYGENRTAFSRYDFWSHELQIKSTGKNAIDWILGGYYSHEVNKIRFDIDQRNGYRDGTFNWAGTFIQADRSIDSAAAFGQAIWHATDKINFTGGLRFTHDQKRDVGGRNVTFAGCPSTLTGAQAAACAAAIPNIQGIYGIDLNGAGNAQDVVNQLNAQTSQYGNLWSISPNDTHGSWNKVTWLARADAQVTDTTLAYASVSTGFKSGNIEDGGLLAGPETLTNYEIGSKSRFFGGRATLNLAAYYSKFTGYQVNQAITTRDANGNIVGSQIVTTNAKGAKSYGIEAELTANITRNDRLNLAATVQKTKLDDLITVDNRIYNNDPANYENLKGNELPHAPRFSATATYEHDVVMDNGGKLTPRFTLHYETRSWLTYFNGDVASRYAPADQAGKGLLGTAFDQQKAFAKIDIALAYTMPGGKYMVEAFAQNLTDHRIRTSASVSGPTNGLSPVYLSNYEPPRTWGVRLRGSF; translated from the coding sequence ATGGTTCGGCATATGCTTGCCGCAAGCACGGCGCTTGCGGCTGTTGTGGCTTTCACGCCCGCTCTGCACGCCCAGGACACACTCAACGCAACGGCACCTGCTTCGGCTCAGTCCAATGACGGCACGCAGGTCGCCGAAATCGTGGTGACCGCCACCAAGCGCGAAACCAGCCTTTCCAAGACGCCGATCGCCATCTCGGCCTTCAGCCAGGATCTGCTCAACAAGCAGCAGGTTAAGGATGTGACGGGTCTGGCCCAGTATGTGCCCAGCCTTCACTTCGCCCAGCAGGGCGACCAGGGCGCGATCCTGCTGACCATGCGCGGCATCGGTAACGACAGCGCCTACACCGAAGTGGCCGACCCCGAAGTCGCCATCTATGTCGACGGCATCTACAGCCCGCGCGCCCAGGGCGCCTCGGCGCTGATGTATGATATGGAGCGCGTCGAAGTGCTGCGCGGCCCGCAGGGCACGCTGTTCGGCCGCAACGCCACCGTCGGCGCGGTCAGCCTCGTCACCGCCAAGCCCAAGTTCGACAAGATGTCGGCCGAGGTTGAAGTGGTGGGCGGCGCCTACAACCGCTTCGGCATCCGTGGCATGCTGAACATCCCCGTCACCGACAATTTCGCTCTGCGTGCGGCCTTCATCACCGATCGTCATGACGGCTACATCGCCTATCAGCCCGCCCCCAACGTGCCGGGCGTGAACCCCTCGGCCTATGTCACCAGCGGCAAGCGTTACTACGCCGGCGACCAGAAGTCGGCCCGCCTGAGCGCCCGTTGGGAACTGCCCAAGTTCCACTGGGATCTGACCACCGAATATTACAAGGACGATGGTTCGCCGATCCTGTCGCTGCTGCAGACGCCGCGCCCCGGCACGTCGTTCTGGTCGGCCCAGATCGACACCGCGCCGCAGACCGATCGCTACTCGGTCGGCATCCGCTCGAACATGGGCTATGATCTGACCGATCACATCGGCATCACCTACATCGCCGGCTGGTCGCGCGTGGGCGGCACGGCGGATTCCGACGCCGATGCCGGCGCTTTCCCTCCCACCGGTCCGACGGCCCCCGTCGACGCCTATGGCGAGAACCGCACGGCTTTCTCGCGCTATGACTTCTGGAGCCACGAACTGCAGATCAAGTCGACCGGCAAGAACGCCATCGACTGGATTCTGGGTGGCTACTACAGCCACGAAGTCAACAAGATCCGCTTCGACATCGACCAGCGCAACGGCTATCGTGACGGCACCTTCAACTGGGCCGGCACCTTCATCCAGGCCGACCGTTCGATCGACTCCGCTGCTGCTTTCGGTCAGGCCATCTGGCACGCGACGGACAAGATCAACTTCACCGGCGGTCTGCGCTTCACGCATGACCAGAAGCGTGACGTCGGCGGCCGTAACGTGACCTTCGCGGGTTGCCCCTCGACCCTGACCGGCGCTCAGGCCGCTGCCTGCGCCGCTGCCATTCCGAACATTCAGGGCATCTACGGCATCGACCTCAACGGTGCGGGCAATGCGCAGGATGTGGTCAACCAGTTGAACGCCCAGACCTCGCAGTATGGCAACCTCTGGTCGATCTCGCCCAACGACACGCATGGTTCGTGGAACAAGGTGACGTGGCTGGCTCGCGCCGACGCTCAGGTGACCGACACCACCCTGGCCTATGCCAGCGTCAGCACCGGCTTCAAGTCGGGCAACATCGAGGACGGCGGTCTGCTCGCCGGCCCCGAGACGCTGACCAACTATGAAATCGGTTCGAAGTCGCGCTTCTTCGGTGGCCGCGCCACGCTGAACCTTGCTGCCTATTACAGCAAGTTCACCGGCTATCAGGTCAACCAGGCGATCACCACGCGTGATGCCAACGGCAACATCGTGGGCAGCCAGATCGTGACCACCAATGCCAAGGGCGCCAAGTCCTACGGCATCGAGGCGGAACTGACGGCCAACATCACCCGCAATGACCGCCTGAACCTGGCGGCCACGGTGCAGAAGACCAAGCTGGACGACCTGATCACCGTCGACAACCGCATCTACAACAACGATCCGGCCAATTACGAGAACCTCAAGGGCAACGAACTGCCGCATGCGCCGCGTTTCTCCGCAACCGCGACCTATGAGCATGATGTTGTGATGGACAATGGCGGCAAGCTGACGCCCCGCTTCACCCTGCACTATGAGACCCGCAGCTGGCTGACCTACTTCAACGGTGACGTTGCCAGCCGCTATGCTCCTGCCGATCAGGCGGGCAAGGGTCTGCTGGGCACTGCCTTCGATCAGCAGAAGGCGTTTGCCAAGATCGACATCGCTCTGGCCTATACCATGCCCGGTGGCAAATATATGGTTGAGGCCTTTGCCCAGAACCTGACCGACCATCGCATCCGCACCAGCGCCAGCGTGTCGGGCCCGACGAACGGTCTGAGCCCGGTCTATCTGTCGAACTATGAGCCGCCGCGCACCTGGGGCGTTCGCCTGCGCGGCAGCTTCTAA
- a CDS encoding LacI family DNA-binding transcriptional regulator, which yields MIVTIKDVAQRAGVSPKTVSRVLNNETHVRPQLRETVLRVIEELNYKPNMFARGLSSARSYLIGLFIYDPYWSGYATDIQLGALRRCRELGYHLVIEPIDPFVEGAAEQVVDGVAGLRLDGVILPPPLCTFEPLLNRIEEIGLPYVRISPGQEMDRSALVEIDEFAAAHDMTRHLIQLGHRDIGFVEGIPTHAAAARRYAGFEAAMAEAGLTVNRDWVMPGMFTFQTGFAAADELLSRKGPLPTALFCANDDMALGAVSAARKHGLEAPADLSIVGFDDAPAARFSWPPITTMRQPVSDMVAAAVDMLVDPKYRRGVSTHGGKDGDKPTPRLQLPFALVQRQSAAAP from the coding sequence GTGATCGTTACCATCAAGGATGTGGCGCAGCGCGCAGGGGTCTCGCCCAAAACCGTCTCGCGCGTGCTCAACAACGAGACGCATGTGCGTCCGCAACTGCGCGAGACCGTGCTGCGGGTGATCGAGGAGCTGAATTACAAGCCGAATATGTTCGCGCGCGGGCTGTCGAGTGCGCGTTCCTATCTGATTGGTCTGTTTATCTACGATCCCTATTGGTCGGGCTATGCCACGGATATTCAGCTGGGTGCGCTGCGCCGCTGCCGCGAACTGGGCTACCACCTGGTCATCGAACCGATCGATCCCTTTGTGGAGGGCGCTGCCGAGCAGGTGGTCGATGGCGTGGCCGGGCTGCGGCTGGACGGGGTGATTCTCCCCCCGCCGCTCTGCACCTTCGAGCCGCTGCTCAACCGAATCGAGGAGATCGGCCTGCCCTATGTCCGCATCTCGCCCGGGCAGGAGATGGATCGTTCCGCGCTGGTGGAGATCGATGAATTCGCCGCCGCCCATGATATGACCCGCCATCTGATCCAGCTGGGCCATCGCGACATCGGCTTTGTCGAGGGCATCCCGACTCACGCCGCCGCCGCCCGCCGCTATGCCGGTTTCGAGGCGGCAATGGCCGAGGCGGGCCTCACCGTGAACCGCGACTGGGTGATGCCCGGCATGTTCACCTTCCAGACCGGCTTTGCCGCCGCGGATGAGCTGCTGTCACGCAAGGGGCCCCTGCCCACCGCGCTGTTCTGTGCCAATGATGATATGGCGCTGGGCGCGGTCTCCGCCGCGCGCAAGCATGGGCTGGAGGCGCCTGCCGATCTCTCCATCGTCGGTTTCGACGATGCGCCCGCCGCGCGTTTCTCCTGGCCGCCGATCACCACCATGCGCCAGCCGGTCAGCGATATGGTGGCCGCCGCCGTGGATATGCTGGTCGATCCCAAATATCGCCGCGGCGTCAGCACCCATGGGGGCAAGGATGGCGACAAGCCGACCCCGCGCCTCCAGCTGCCCTTCGCGCTGGTGCAGCGCCAGAGTGCCGCCGCCCCGTGA
- the proP gene encoding glycine betaine/L-proline transporter ProP: protein MSASHAQSVSTRHAHRAPAHQKRRAHFGWFKSSDQLKLHEVTLVDRATLNRAAGAAALGNAMEWFDFGVYGYLAVTLGKVFFPSSSPSIQLIATMGAFTAAFVARPLGGFVFGPLGDRYGRHKILALTMVMMALGTFAIGLIPSYARIGMAAPVLLLVARLVQGFSTGGEYGGAATFVAEYSTDRRRGLMGSWLEFGTLGGFILGAAMVAGLQRMLSTHDMLDWGWRIPFLIAGPLGLLGLYMRLKLEETPAFQAYSEEADKRELTRPRLRELFTTHWPQLVKCMGLVLVFNVTDYMLLTYMPNYLSVTLGYAESKGLLLIVLVMLVLMPLNILGGLFSDRLGRRPMVIGACAAILLLAIPCMHLIASGNDVLIFLGLMVLGLALVCFTSTMPSTLPALFYTPVRYSALSIAFNISVTLFGGTTPLFTAWLVERTGDPMMPAYYMMGAALIGLVTMLTVRETAGLPLRGSPPAVETRAEALALVIGDDPVTVDEELPDPVLASMPAVEQAPEPRRDALAPLCP from the coding sequence ATGTCCGCAAGCCACGCGCAAAGCGTGTCGACACGTCACGCCCATCGTGCGCCTGCGCACCAGAAACGGCGCGCCCATTTCGGCTGGTTCAAAAGCAGCGACCAGCTCAAGCTGCATGAAGTCACCCTTGTCGATCGCGCAACGCTCAACCGTGCGGCGGGTGCCGCCGCGCTGGGCAATGCCATGGAATGGTTCGATTTTGGCGTTTACGGCTATCTGGCTGTCACGCTGGGCAAGGTCTTTTTCCCCTCCAGCAGCCCTTCGATCCAGCTGATCGCCACCATGGGCGCCTTCACCGCCGCCTTTGTCGCCCGCCCGCTGGGCGGCTTCGTCTTCGGGCCGCTGGGCGACCGTTATGGGCGGCACAAGATTCTGGCGCTCACCATGGTGATGATGGCGCTGGGCACCTTTGCCATCGGCCTGATCCCCTCCTATGCGCGGATCGGCATGGCGGCGCCGGTGCTGCTGCTGGTCGCGCGGCTGGTACAGGGCTTTTCCACCGGCGGCGAATATGGCGGCGCGGCGACCTTCGTGGCCGAATATTCCACCGACCGGCGCCGCGGCCTGATGGGCAGCTGGCTGGAGTTCGGCACGCTGGGCGGCTTTATCCTTGGCGCGGCCATGGTGGCTGGATTGCAGCGGATGCTCAGCACGCATGACATGCTGGACTGGGGCTGGCGCATTCCCTTCCTGATCGCCGGGCCGCTGGGTCTGCTGGGCCTCTATATGCGCCTCAAGCTTGAGGAAACTCCGGCGTTTCAGGCCTATAGCGAGGAAGCCGACAAGCGCGAGCTGACCCGCCCCCGCCTGCGCGAGCTGTTCACCACCCATTGGCCTCAGCTGGTCAAATGCATGGGTCTGGTGCTGGTCTTCAACGTCACCGACTATATGCTGCTGACCTATATGCCCAACTATCTCAGCGTGACGCTGGGCTATGCCGAGAGCAAGGGGCTGCTGCTGATCGTGCTGGTGATGCTGGTGCTGATGCCGCTCAACATTCTGGGCGGGCTCTTCAGCGACCGGCTGGGCCGCCGCCCGATGGTGATCGGCGCCTGCGCGGCGATCCTGCTGCTGGCCATTCCCTGCATGCATCTGATCGCATCGGGCAATGATGTGTTGATCTTTCTGGGGCTGATGGTGCTGGGTCTGGCGCTGGTCTGCTTCACCAGCACCATGCCCTCCACGCTGCCCGCGCTGTTCTACACGCCGGTGCGTTACAGTGCGCTGTCGATCGCCTTCAACATCTCGGTGACGCTGTTCGGCGGCACGACGCCGCTCTTCACCGCCTGGCTGGTGGAGCGCACCGGCGATCCGATGATGCCCGCCTATTACATGATGGGCGCGGCGCTGATCGGTCTGGTCACCATGCTGACGGTGCGGGAAACCGCCGGTCTGCCGCTGCGTGGCTCGCCGCCTGCGGTGGAAACCCGCGCCGAGGCGCTGGCGCTGGTGATCGGCGACGATCCGGTGACGGTGGATGAGGAGCTGCCGGACCCGGTTCTGGCCTCCATGCCGGCGGTCGAGCAAGCGCCGGAGCCACGGCGCGATGCGCTGGCACCGCTCTGCCCCTGA
- a CDS encoding GH1 family beta-glucosidase: MSRRDMARALGVAGAAGLALDGPGAFAAAAPQAFPEGFRWGCATASYQVEGAVKEDGRGPSIWDTFSHTPGKIADGSTGDVACDSYHRFGEDIALLKGLGVSTYRMSIAWSRIFPEGKGTLNQRGLDYYNRVIDGLLAAGITPYVTLFHWDLPQALPGGWQNRDTVHAYADYAGVMAKALGDRVKNFMTVNELRCFTDLGHQDGIHAPGLKLPPKLVNQVRHHGILAHGLGVQAVRAHAPKDVQVGLADNTVFHVPAIETPEHIEAAKRATRDRNAMFLTAIMEGRYLDSYLTEAGADAPKVQAGDMAAIGSPLDFLAINVYAPEWARAADNAKGYEVIPHIASSPRMASPWLVVGPEVAYWGVRQVSEMWRPKAVYISENGASADDPVHEGRVDDVDRIMYLRNYLGQFHRAANEGYPLKGYFLWSLMDNFEWADGYTKRFGIHYVDFATQKRTPKLSAAWYREVIKRNALV; this comes from the coding sequence CTGAGCCGCCGCGATATGGCCCGCGCGCTGGGTGTTGCCGGGGCGGCGGGGCTGGCGCTGGATGGGCCGGGTGCCTTTGCGGCCGCCGCACCTCAGGCCTTCCCCGAGGGGTTCCGCTGGGGCTGCGCCACGGCCAGCTATCAGGTCGAGGGCGCGGTGAAGGAAGACGGGCGCGGCCCCAGCATCTGGGACACCTTCAGCCATACGCCGGGCAAGATCGCTGACGGCTCGACGGGCGATGTGGCCTGCGACAGCTATCACCGTTTCGGCGAGGATATTGCGCTGCTCAAGGGGCTGGGTGTGTCGACCTATCGCATGTCCATCGCCTGGTCGCGCATCTTTCCGGAGGGGAAGGGCACGCTCAACCAGCGCGGGCTGGATTACTACAACCGCGTGATCGACGGACTGCTGGCGGCGGGGATCACGCCTTACGTCACGCTGTTCCACTGGGATCTGCCTCAGGCGCTGCCCGGCGGCTGGCAGAACCGCGACACCGTCCATGCCTATGCCGATTACGCCGGTGTGATGGCCAAGGCGCTGGGCGACCGCGTGAAGAACTTCATGACGGTGAACGAGTTGCGCTGCTTCACCGATCTGGGCCATCAGGACGGCATCCATGCGCCGGGGCTGAAGCTGCCGCCCAAGCTGGTCAATCAGGTGCGCCACCATGGTATTCTGGCCCACGGGCTGGGCGTGCAGGCGGTGCGCGCTCATGCGCCCAAGGACGTGCAGGTCGGTCTGGCTGACAACACCGTCTTCCATGTGCCCGCCATCGAAACCCCCGAGCATATTGAGGCCGCCAAGCGCGCCACGCGCGACCGCAATGCCATGTTCCTCACCGCGATCATGGAGGGGCGCTATCTCGACTCCTATCTGACCGAGGCCGGGGCGGATGCGCCCAAGGTGCAGGCAGGCGATATGGCGGCCATTGGCAGCCCGCTCGATTTTCTGGCGATCAATGTCTACGCCCCGGAATGGGCGCGCGCTGCCGACAATGCCAAGGGTTACGAGGTGATCCCGCATATCGCCTCCTCGCCGCGCATGGCCTCGCCGTGGCTGGTCGTCGGGCCGGAGGTGGCCTATTGGGGCGTGCGTCAGGTCAGCGAGATGTGGCGGCCCAAGGCGGTCTACATTTCGGAAAACGGCGCCTCTGCCGATGACCCGGTGCATGAGGGCCGCGTGGATGACGTGGACCGCATCATGTATCTGCGCAATTATCTGGGCCAGTTCCACCGCGCCGCCAATGAGGGCTATCCGCTCAAGGGCTATTTCCTCTGGAGCCTGATGGACAATTTCGAATGGGCCGATGGCTACACCAAGCGCTTCGGCATCCATTACGTCGATTTCGCCACCCAGAAGCGCACCCCCAAGCTGAGCGCGGCATGGTATCGCGAGGTGATCAAACGCAACGCTCTGGTGTAA
- a CDS encoding nickel/cobalt efflux transporter, with the protein MTNLTELLQQGATHSWLFIPIAILLGALHGLEPGHSKTMMAAFIIAVRGTVRQAVLLGLAATLSHTLVVWLVALGGMWLLGGLNAESTQPYFQLASGLMIAAMALWMLWRIHREQHGHHHHDHGHDHHHGHSHAHGHDHRHNGHGHHHHDHDHHHASAMTADEEHGLELITGHHADAHERAHAEDIRRRFASRNVTTGQIVIFGLTGGLVPCPGAITVLLLCLQLKRLVLGAVLVLGFSVGLALTMVSSGVIAALSIKHIARRWDGFGELVRRAPYASGLLILVVGLYVAVHGWLDIPR; encoded by the coding sequence ATGACGAATCTGACCGAGCTTCTGCAACAGGGCGCCACGCACAGCTGGCTGTTCATTCCCATCGCCATTCTGCTGGGCGCGCTCCACGGGCTGGAGCCGGGCCATTCCAAGACGATGATGGCCGCTTTCATCATCGCTGTGCGCGGCACGGTGAGACAGGCGGTGCTGCTGGGTCTGGCCGCGACGCTTTCGCATACGCTGGTGGTCTGGCTGGTGGCGCTGGGCGGCATGTGGCTGCTTGGCGGGCTGAACGCCGAAAGCACCCAGCCCTATTTTCAGCTCGCCTCAGGTCTGATGATCGCGGCAATGGCGCTGTGGATGTTGTGGCGTATCCATCGCGAGCAGCACGGCCATCACCACCACGATCATGGACATGACCACCACCATGGACACAGCCATGCGCATGGGCACGACCATCGTCATAATGGGCACGGGCACCATCACCACGATCATGACCACCACCACGCCTCCGCCATGACAGCGGATGAGGAACACGGCCTCGAACTCATCACTGGCCATCACGCCGATGCCCATGAACGCGCCCATGCCGAGGATATCCGCCGCCGCTTTGCCAGCCGCAATGTCACCACCGGCCAGATCGTGATCTTCGGCCTCACCGGCGGTCTTGTGCCATGCCCCGGCGCGATCACCGTGCTGCTGCTCTGCCTGCAACTCAAGCGGCTGGTGCTGGGGGCGGTGCTGGTGCTGGGCTTCAGCGTCGGCCTTGCGCTCACCATGGTCAGCTCAGGCGTGATCGCCGCCCTCAGCATCAAGCATATCGCGCGCCGTTGGGATGGTTTCGGGGAGTTGGTGCGCCGCGCGCCCTATGCCTCGGGGCTGCTGATTCTGGTTGTCGGCCTCTATGTCGCGGTGCATGGCTGGCTCGATATCCCCCGCTGA
- a CDS encoding beta-glucosidase has translation MRLPAITFASIALAALAIALPVGATPVAAKPVAAKPATAAKTNPIWQDRKLDAQARATALLAVMSRAEKLQLVRTYFPPFTMGKPGMPTDMIPSAGYMPGIPHLGIPTLRESDASLGVANQVEQRKGDVATALPSSLATAASFDSTVAYEGGRMAGAEARAKTFNVLLAGGVNLTRDPWGGRDFEYLGEDPVLAGNLAGASIAGVQSNHIISTVKHFALNAQETGRMIADSHLDWTALHESDLLAFNIAIARGKPASVMCAYNLVNTDHACESHELLTTILRGDWKYQGFVMSDWGAVHSTVKAAMSGLDQQSGEELDKEIYFGEPLKAALEKGEVPASQLDAMARNVLTGIFASGLYDNPTPVTAQPIDYTAHADVAQKAAEEGIVLLKNAGVLPLAASARKIVLIGGHADVGVLSGGGSSQVRSVGGVPVEIPLKGGPAAGFARTTWHNSSPLQALRALLPSAQITYVDGSDPAAAAQAAQQADLALVFATQWRTEAEDILDLKLPGDQDGLITQVAGAQPKTVVVVESGGPVLMPWLDKVSAVLAAWYPGQRGGEAIANILLGKVNPSGHLPITFPASEAQAPRPAPIGLEIVKADDAASNAGSAGGQAKSFVVDYREGADVGYRWYAKQGLKPLFPFGYGLSYTQFAFGGFAVTQGAKGPMVSLDVTNKGQVAGAAVPQIYATLPGGGTARLVAYGRVQLAPGETRHLTLPVEIHALAHWQAATRNWRIEAGDYRLTLGAQAGDEQASKVLHLAQETLPAAVR, from the coding sequence ATGCGCCTGCCCGCGATCACTTTCGCCTCCATCGCGCTGGCCGCTTTGGCCATTGCCCTACCTGTTGGCGCCACGCCGGTTGCCGCCAAACCCGTTGCGGCCAAACCCGCCACCGCCGCGAAGACCAACCCCATCTGGCAGGACCGCAAGCTGGATGCGCAGGCCCGCGCCACCGCTCTGCTGGCCGTGATGAGTCGCGCTGAAAAGCTTCAGCTGGTCCGCACCTATTTTCCGCCCTTCACCATGGGCAAGCCGGGCATGCCGACGGACATGATCCCCTCGGCAGGCTATATGCCGGGCATCCCGCATCTGGGCATCCCGACCCTGCGTGAGAGCGATGCCAGCCTTGGCGTCGCCAACCAGGTCGAGCAGCGCAAGGGCGATGTCGCCACCGCTCTGCCCTCCAGCCTTGCCACCGCCGCCAGCTTTGACAGCACCGTTGCCTATGAAGGCGGACGGATGGCTGGCGCCGAGGCGCGCGCGAAAACCTTCAATGTGCTGCTGGCCGGCGGCGTCAATCTGACGCGCGACCCGTGGGGTGGCCGCGACTTCGAATATCTGGGCGAAGACCCGGTGCTGGCGGGCAACCTTGCCGGGGCGAGCATCGCGGGCGTGCAGAGCAACCACATCATCTCCACCGTCAAGCATTTCGCGCTCAACGCGCAGGAGACGGGGCGGATGATCGCGGATTCGCACCTCGACTGGACCGCGCTTCACGAAAGCGACCTGCTGGCCTTCAACATAGCCATCGCGCGCGGCAAGCCCGCCTCGGTGATGTGCGCCTACAATCTGGTCAACACCGACCATGCCTGCGAAAGCCATGAGCTGCTGACGACCATCCTGCGCGGCGACTGGAAGTATCAGGGTTTCGTCATGTCTGACTGGGGCGCGGTGCATTCGACGGTGAAAGCCGCGATGTCCGGCCTCGACCAGCAGTCGGGTGAGGAGCTGGACAAGGAAATCTACTTCGGCGAGCCTTTGAAGGCCGCGCTGGAGAAGGGCGAGGTGCCCGCCAGCCAGCTGGACGCCATGGCGCGCAACGTGCTGACCGGCATCTTCGCCAGCGGCCTTTACGACAATCCCACGCCGGTGACGGCCCAGCCCATCGACTACACCGCTCACGCGGATGTGGCGCAGAAGGCGGCGGAAGAGGGCATCGTGCTGCTCAAGAACGCGGGTGTGCTCCCGCTGGCCGCCAGCGCCAGGAAGATCGTGCTGATCGGCGGCCATGCCGATGTCGGCGTGCTGTCGGGCGGCGGTTCCTCGCAGGTGCGTTCGGTCGGCGGCGTGCCGGTGGAAATTCCGCTGAAGGGCGGACCGGCTGCCGGTTTCGCGCGCACCACATGGCACAATTCCTCGCCGCTGCAAGCGCTGCGCGCGCTGCTGCCCTCGGCGCAGATCACCTATGTCGATGGCAGCGATCCGGCTGCGGCGGCTCAGGCTGCACAGCAGGCCGATCTGGCGCTGGTCTTCGCGACGCAATGGCGCACCGAGGCCGAGGATATTCTCGACCTCAAGCTGCCGGGCGATCAGGATGGCCTGATCACGCAGGTTGCGGGCGCCCAGCCCAAGACCGTGGTGGTGGTGGAAAGCGGCGGCCCGGTGCTGATGCCCTGGCTCGACAAGGTGAGCGCGGTGCTGGCGGCATGGTATCCCGGCCAGCGCGGCGGCGAGGCCATCGCCAACATCCTGCTGGGCAAGGTCAATCCCTCGGGTCATCTGCCGATCACCTTCCCGGCCAGCGAGGCGCAGGCTCCGCGTCCGGCGCCCATCGGTCTGGAGATCGTGAAGGCGGATGATGCAGCCTCCAACGCCGGTTCGGCGGGCGGTCAGGCCAAGAGCTTCGTGGTGGATTACCGCGAGGGCGCCGATGTCGGCTATCGCTGGTACGCCAAGCAGGGCCTGAAGCCGCTGTTCCCCTTCGGTTACGGCCTGAGCTACACGCAATTCGCCTTCGGCGGCTTTGCGGTGACGCAAGGCGCCAAGGGCCCGATGGTCAGCCTCGATGTCACCAACAAGGGGCAGGTGGCGGGCGCCGCCGTGCCGCAGATCTATGCCACGCTGCCGGGCGGCGGCACGGCGCGACTGGTGGCCTATGGCCGCGTGCAGCTGGCCCCGGGCGAGACGCGCCATCTCACCCTGCCGGTCGAAATCCATGCGTTGGCCCATTGGCAGGCGGCCACGCGCAACTGGCGCATCGAGGCGGGCGATTATCGCCTGACTCTGGGCGCTCAGGCCGGTGACGAGCAGGCCAGCAAGGTGCTGCATCTGGCTCAAGAGACGCTCCCCGCCGCCGTGCGCTGA
- a CDS encoding MFS transporter gives MTSAEAAPPPRKLRFLLAFALAYAGGVLSYMPLLGFLLPERIEAMAHQGRIEALSTVLVAGAVVASLSNIVAGMLSDRAVAAGRSRRGWIGIGLAGTALAYGWVWAAHGAAELLLAVCAVQAAINFVLAPLLAMLADEVPDAQKGLASGLTTVAQPLSMGLSAALVALELHSEALAYLALTLLITGMVLPLLATQARLLPTAPATGQMLQQPLQQQIWLWIARFLPQTAMNVLSYYLIYYFEEVSHGLPASALVQQVSILSAIATTLAVPLSVFAGHWARQQSRRRLLAQIAVLAAAAGLLVMRLGYDWHWGWQGAALGYGLFAVGTHVFLAMHAALLVQALPSPRHRGRDMGLQNLSNTVPSLVGPALAVSLASGGHFALLLGVLAPMVVLSALSLGLAKV, from the coding sequence GTGACATCTGCCGAGGCTGCGCCCCCTCCCCGCAAGCTGCGTTTCCTGCTGGCTTTCGCGCTGGCCTATGCCGGGGGCGTGCTCAGCTATATGCCGCTGCTCGGCTTCCTGCTGCCCGAGCGGATCGAGGCCATGGCGCATCAGGGCCGGATCGAGGCGCTCTCCACTGTGCTGGTGGCAGGCGCGGTGGTGGCCAGCCTGTCGAACATCGTGGCGGGCATGCTCAGCGACCGCGCTGTTGCGGCGGGACGCAGCCGGCGCGGCTGGATCGGCATCGGGCTGGCGGGAACGGCGCTGGCCTATGGCTGGGTCTGGGCCGCTCACGGGGCCGCTGAACTGCTGCTGGCGGTCTGCGCGGTGCAGGCGGCGATCAACTTTGTGCTGGCCCCGCTGCTGGCGATGCTGGCCGATGAGGTGCCCGATGCGCAGAAGGGGCTGGCCAGCGGCCTCACCACCGTGGCCCAGCCGCTCTCGATGGGGCTGAGCGCGGCGCTGGTGGCGCTGGAGCTGCATAGCGAGGCGCTGGCCTATCTGGCGCTGACGCTGCTGATCACCGGCATGGTGCTGCCGCTGCTGGCGACGCAGGCAAGATTGCTGCCCACTGCTCCCGCAACCGGGCAGATGCTGCAGCAACCCCTGCAGCAGCAGATCTGGCTATGGATCGCCCGCTTCCTGCCGCAGACGGCGATGAACGTCCTGTCCTACTATCTGATCTATTATTTCGAGGAGGTGAGCCATGGCCTGCCCGCCTCCGCACTGGTCCAGCAGGTCAGCATTCTGAGCGCCATCGCCACCACGCTGGCGGTGCCCTTGTCGGTTTTCGCCGGGCATTGGGCGCGCCAGCAATCACGCCGCCGTTTGCTGGCGCAGATCGCGGTGCTGGCCGCTGCCGCCGGTCTGCTGGTGATGCGTCTGGGTTATGACTGGCACTGGGGCTGGCAGGGCGCGGCCCTGGGCTATGGACTGTTTGCCGTGGGCACCCATGTGTTTCTGGCGATGCATGCCGCGCTGCTGGTGCAGGCCCTGCCCTCGCCGCGCCATCGCGGGCGCGATATGGGGCTGCAGAATCTCTCCAACACCGTGCCCTCGCTGGTCGGCCCGGCGCTGGCGGTGTCTCTGGCCTCAGGCGGGCATTTCGCCCTGCTGCTGGGCGTGCTGGCGCCGATGGTGGTGCTCAGCGCGCTGTCGCTGGGGCTGGCGAAGGTTTAG